The following coding sequences lie in one Chelonia mydas isolate rCheMyd1 chromosome 6, rCheMyd1.pri.v2, whole genome shotgun sequence genomic window:
- the THBS1 gene encoding thrombospondin-1, producing the protein MELSGGLFLLLMFGVCGANQIPESGGDDNSVFDLFELIGFTRKGAGRRATGVHLVKGPEPSSPAYRIEDASRIPAVPDDKFQDLLDAIYAEKGFILLATLRQAKKSRGTLLAVERKDSSGHIFNLVSNGKAGTLDLSLSGDGKQQVVSVEDALLATGHWKNITLFVQEDRAQLYVGCEKMENAELDIPIQNIFTRDLASSAKLRIAKGGVNDNFQGVLQNVRFVFGTTLEAILRNKGCSSSTSAIITLDNPINGSSPAIRTNYIGHKTKDIQAICGFSCDELTNMFVEMQGLRSMVTTLQDRVRKVTEENELIAKVVQITPGVCIHNGILHKNKEEWTIDSCTECTCQNSATICRKVSCPLMPCSNATVPDGECCPRCWPSDYAEDGWSPWSEWTSCSVTCGNGVQQRGRSCDSLNNRCEGSSVQTRTCHIQECDKRFKQDGGWSHWSPWSSCSVTCGTGMITRIRLCNSPVPQMNGKPCEGEARETKSCQKDPCPINGNWGPWSPWDVCTVTCGGGIQKRGRLCNDPEPQYGGKDCIGDATGTQVCNKQDCPIDGCLSNPCFAGTTCTSSPDGSWKCGACPTGYHGNGVQCKDIDECQEVPDTCFVLNGVHRCENTEPGYNCLPCPPRFTGTQPFGRGIEDATANKQVCKPRNPCTDGTHDCNKNAKCNYLGHFSDPMYRCECKPGYAGNGIICGEDTDLDGWPNENLVCVANATYHCKKDNCPNLPNSGQEDYDKDGIGDACDNDDDNDNIPDDRDNCAFIYNPQQYDYDRDDVGDRCDNCPYNHNPDQTDTDNNGEGDACAVDIDGDGILNERDNCQYVYNVDQRDTDLDGVGDQCDNCPMEHNPDQEDSDSDRIGDKCDNNQDIDEDGHQNNLDNCPYVPNANQADHDKDGKGDACDHDDDNDGIPDDKDNCRLVANPDQTDSDGDGRGDACKDDFDQDNVPDIDDICPENVDISETDFRRFQMVPLDPKGTSQNDPNWVVRHQGKELVQTVNCDPGLAVGFDEFNAVDFSGTFFINTERDDDYAGFVFGYQSSSRFYVVMWKQITQSYWDSTPTKAQGYSGLSIKVVNSTTGPGEHLRNALWHTGNTAGQVRTLWHDPRHIGWKDFTAYRWRLSHRPKTGYIRVIMYEGKKIMADSGPIYDKTYAGGRLGLFVFSQEMVFFSDLKYECRDP; encoded by the exons ATGGAGCTATCGGGCGGACTTTTCCTCCTCCTAATGTTTGGTGTCTGCGGAGCAAACCAGATCCCAG AGTCTGGGGGCGATGATAACAGTGTGTTTGATCTCTTCGAACTCATCGGCTTCACTCGCAAGGGGGCCGGACGTCGGGCAACTGGGGTACACTTGGTGAAGGGACCTGAGCCCTCCAGCCCTGCTTACCGCATTGAGGATGCCAGCCGCATCCCAGCTGTGCCTGATGACAAGTTCCAAGATTTGCTGGATGCCATCTATGCTGAGAAGGGCTTCATCTTGCTGGCTACCCTCCGGCAGGCCAAAAAGAGCCGGGGCACCCTGCTGGCCGTGGAGCGCAAGGACAGCTCTGGCCATATCTTCAACCTGGTGTCTAACGGCAAGGCAGGCACCCTAGACCTGAGCCTGTCTGGTGATGGCAAGCAGCAGGTGGTGTCAGTGGAGGATGCCCTGCTGGCCACTGGGCACTGGAAGAATATCACCCTGTTCGTACAGGAGGATCGGGCCCAGCTGTACGTAGGGTGTGAGAAAATGGAGAATGCTGAACTGGACATCCCCATCCAAAACATCTTCACCAGGGACCTGGCCAGCAGTGCCAAGCTCCGCATCGCCAAGGGTGGTGTCAATGATAACTTCCAG GGAGTGCTGCAGAATGTGCGGTTTGTCTTTGGAACAACCCTGGAAGCCATCCTAAGGAACAAAGGTTGCTCCAGCT ccACTAGTGCGATCATTACATTGGACAATCCCATCAATGGCTCCAGTCCAGCTATCCGTACTAATTACATTGGCCACAAAACAAAGGATATCCAGGCAATCTGTGGCTTCTCCTGTGATGAACTTACAAATATGTTTGTGGAAATGCAAGGATTGCGGTCCATGGTTACAACACTTCAAGACAGAGTGCGTAAAGTG ACTGAAGAAAATGAATTGATTGCCAAAGTAGTGCAGATCACTCCTGGTGTGTGCATTCATAATGGAATTCTGCACAAAAATAAAGAAGAGTGGACTATTGACAGCTGCACTGAATGTACTTGCCAG AATTCTGCCACTATATGCAGGAAAGTGTCTTGCCCTCTCATGCCTTGTTCTAATGCCACTGTTCCTGATGGGGAGTGCTGCCCACGATGCTGGC CCAGTGACTATGCAGAAGATGGCTGGTCCCCTTGGTCTGAGTGGACTTCATGCTCTGTGACCTGTGGGAATGGGGTTCAGCAGAGAGGCCGTTCTTGTGATAGTCTCAATAATCGCTGTGAAGGTTCCTCTGTGCAGACTCGCACCTGCCACATTCAGGAGTGTGATAAGAGGT TCAAACAGGATGGTGGTTGGAGCCACTGGTCGCCATGGTCATCATGTTCTGTTACCTGTGGCACTGGCATGATCACTAGAATCCGTCTTTGCAACTCTCCAGTCCCACAGATGAATGGCAAACCGTGTGAGGGTGAGGCAAGAGAAACCAAATCATGCCAGAAAGATCCTTGCCCAA TAAATGGAAACTGGGGACCCTGGTCTCCATGGGATGTATGCACAGTCACATGTGGAGGAGGCATTCAAAAACGTGGACGTCTTTGCAATGACCCTGAGCCTCAGTATGGTGGGAAGGACTGCATAGGTGATGCCACAGGGACCCAGGTCTGCAACAAGCAGGACTGTCCAATTG ATGGATGCCTATCTAATCCCTGCTTTGCGGGAACGACATGTACCAGCTCCCCTGATGGTTCCTGGAAGTGTGGTGCCTGCCCTACTGGTTACCATGGCAATGGTGTTCAATGCAAAGATATTGATGAG TGTCAAGAGGTTCCTGATACCTGCTTTGTCCTCAATGGCGTGCACAGATGTGAGAACACTGAACCTGGATACAACTGCTTGCCTTGCCCACCACGTTTCACTGGAACACAGCCTTTTGGTCGGGGTATTGAGGATGCCACAGCTAACAAGCAG GTCTGCAAACCACGTAATCCATGCACAGATGGAACTCATGATTGCAACAAGAATGCCAAGTGCAATTACCTTGGCCACTTCAGTGACCCCATGTACCGCTGTGAATGTAAACCAGGCTATGCTGGCAATGGCATAATCTGTGGAGAAGATACTGATTTAGATGGATGGCCAAATGAGAACCTTGTCTGTGTTGCCAATGCCACTTATCACTGCAAAAAA GATAACTGTCCCAATCTTCCCAACTCTGGGCAGGAAGACTATGATAAGGATGGAATTGGTGATGCATGcgataatgatgatgataatgataacATTCCAGATGACAGG GACAACTGTGCATTCATTTACAACCCACAGCAGTATGACTATGATAGGGATGACGTTGGTGACCGCTGTGATAACTGCCCCTACAATCACAACCCTGATCAGACTGACACTGATAACAATGGAGAAGGAGATGCATGTGCTGTGGATATTGATGGAGATG GCATTCTTAATGAAAGGGACAACTGTCAATATGTCTACAACGTAGACCAGAGGGATACAGATTTGGATGGTGTTGGGGATCAGTGTGACAACTGCCCTATGGAACACAATCCAGACCAG GAGGATTCTGACTCTGACCGCATAGGTGATAAATGTGACAACAATCAGGACATAGATGAAGATGGCCATCAAAATAACCTAGATAACTGCCCCTATGTGCCCAATGCTAATCAAGCTGACCACGACAAGGATGGCAAAGGTGATGCCTGTGACCATGATGATGACAATGATGGTATCCCTGATGACAAAGATAACTGCAGACTGGTTGCCAACCCAGACCAGACTGACTCTGATG GTGATGGACGTGGAGATGCTTGCAAAGATGACTTTGACCAAGACAATGTGCCAGACATTGATGACATCTGCCCTGAGAATGTTGACATCAGTGAGACAGACTTCCGTCGATTTCAGATGGTTCCCCTGGATCCTAAGGGAACATCGCAAAATGATCCTAACTGGGTGGTTCGTCACCAGGGTAAAGAGCTGGTTCAGACTGTCAATTGTGATCCTGGACTTGCAGTGG GATTTGATGAATTCAATGCTGTGGACTTCAGTGGCACATTCTTCATCAATACAGAAAGGGATGATGACTATGCTGGCTTTGTATTTGGTTATCAGTCTAGCAGCCGTTTCTACGTAGTCATGTGGAAGCAGATCACCCAGTCCTATTGGGACTCAACACCAACCAAAGCTCAGGGATACTCAGGTCTTTCTATCAAAGTTGTGAACTCTACCACAGGTCCTGGAGAGCACCTTCGAAATGCTCTGTGGCACACAGGAAACACCGCTGGGCAG GTGCGGACCTTGTGGCATGATCCTCGTCACATAGGCTGGAAAGATTTTACTGCCTACAGATGGCGTCTTAGCCACAGACCAAAGACTGGCTACATTAG AGTTATAATGTACGAAGGGAAGAAAATCATGGCTGATTCAGGACCAATCTATGATAAAACTTATGCTGGTGGTCGGTTAGGATTATTTGTCTTCTCTCAAGAAATGGTGTTCTTCTCAGATCTTAAATATGAATGCAGAG ATCCATAA